One genomic window of Fusarium verticillioides 7600 chromosome 2, whole genome shotgun sequence includes the following:
- a CDS encoding hippurate hydrolase: MSKSILSDLVDQHRPDLQPLEELYRHLHRNPELSNQEAETAATIAKRLKDIGPDDLVIKPRIGGHGLAAVFRNGDGPTVLLRADIDALPVEETTGLEYASTKRMIHAASGVEKPVMHACGHDMHIVTLLGAAATLFSSRESWAGTLVLAFQPAEERGTGAQAMIDDGLYTRHNVPVPDFVLGAHVRPLRAGTIGTRRGLVATSADNYKVTIHGKGSHASMPHTAIDPIAISANAILKLQTLVSREVDPAESSVVTVTSVHAGDAENVIADSAVLGVDTRSTTIATREHLLKRIKTVIEAECSCANVLKSPEFEQTRAFPLTINDEAVTKRVEETFAAHFGEETGKYDRNMPKLAFSEDFSILATAVNKPYCFFTYGCVDGEVWDKAEKEGTVAQSIAANHSSKFAPVIQPTLKTGLDGFALGALTFLAKGQ, translated from the coding sequence ATGTCAAAATCGATCTTATCAGACTTGGTAGATCAGCACAGGCCTGACCTTCAACCGTTGGAGGAGCTGTACAGGCATCTCCATCGCAACCCCGAGCTCTCCAACCAAGAAGCCGAAACAGCTGCGACTATAGCCAAAAGACTCAAAGATATTGGCCCGGATGATCTCGTCATAAAGCCTCGTATTGGCGGTCATGGCTTAGCTGCGGTTTTCCGCAATGGAGATGGCCCTACTGTCTTACTTCGTGCAGACATTGATGCGTTGCCGGTCGAGGAGACTACAGGCCTAGAGTATGCAAGCACCAAGCGCATGATTCATGCTGCGAGCGGAGTTGAGAAGCCTGTTATGCATGCTTGCGGTCACGATATGCACATCGTGACGTTACTCGGTGCTGCGGCGACTCTTTTCTCGTCCCGGGAATCCTGGGCTGGAACTTTGGTGCTGGCGTTTCAGCCAGCTGAGGAGCGCGGTACTGGCGCCCAAGCTATGATTGATGACGGTCTTTACACCAGACACAATGTTCCTGTTCCAGATTTTGTTCTGGGAGCACATGTGAGACCTTTACGTGCGGGTACGATCGGTACACGAAGAGGACTTGTTGCCACGAGCGCGGATAACTACAAAGTTACCATCCACGGCAAAGGTTCACATGCGAGTATGCCCCATACAGCCATTGATCCCATAGCCATTTCAGCGAACGCTATTCTGAAGCTGCAGACACTCGTCAGTCGAGAGGTCGACCCAGCGGAGTCAAGCGTGGTGACCGTCACGAGTGTTCATGCCGGCGATGCTGAGAATGTTATTGCCGACTCGGCCGTTCTTGGCGTCGACACTCGATCTACTACCATCGCTACTCGCGAGCATCTTTTGAAACGTATAAAAACAGTCATCGAAGCAGAGTGCTCGTGCGCCAACGTTCTCAAAAGTCCAGAGTTTGAGCAAACCCGAGCTTTCCCTCTGACGATTAACGACGAAGCCGTTACTAAAAGAGTTGAAGAGACGTTTGCGGCGCACTTTGGCGAAGAAACAGGAAAATATGATAGGAACATGCCGAAACTGGCTTTCAGTGAGGACTTTTCGATCTTGGCTACCGCTGTTAACAAGCCGTATTGTTTCTTCACGTATGGGtgtgttgatggagaagTTTGGGAtaaggccgagaaggaggggaCTGTAGCGCAGAGTATTGCTGCGAATCATTCTTCAAAGTTTGCTCCGGTGATTCAACCGACGCTCAAGACTGGGTTGGACGGATTTGCACTGGGTGCCCTCACATTTTTAGCAAAGGGACAATAG